The following coding sequences lie in one Mucilaginibacter sp. KACC 22773 genomic window:
- a CDS encoding GntR family transcriptional regulator has protein sequence MKFSIDHKSGVPLHIQAENLLRELIKDPEYQAGKLLPNEVDLAKKLAISRTTLRQAINKLVYEELLIRKKKLGTKVAQPKMSSKAMNWLSFTQEMQARGIIIKNYELHVSWVYPDDYIANFFDIKTEKKILKLERLRGNADEAFVYFVSYFHPRIGLTGDEDFKKPLYEMLENEHSVVADLSKEEISAKAADKFIAGKLEIDIGSPVLFRKRFVFDQGDRPMEYNLGYYKAESFEYTVESRRTS, from the coding sequence ATGAAATTTTCAATAGATCATAAAAGCGGCGTTCCGCTTCATATACAGGCCGAGAACCTGCTAAGAGAATTGATAAAAGACCCTGAATACCAGGCAGGTAAGCTTTTACCCAACGAAGTAGATTTGGCAAAAAAGCTGGCCATCTCCAGGACCACCTTGCGCCAGGCTATCAATAAACTGGTTTATGAGGAACTCCTGATCAGGAAGAAAAAGCTGGGAACAAAAGTGGCCCAGCCCAAAATGAGCTCAAAAGCAATGAACTGGCTGAGTTTTACCCAGGAAATGCAGGCACGCGGTATTATCATTAAAAATTACGAGCTACATGTAAGCTGGGTGTACCCCGACGATTATATAGCCAACTTTTTTGATATAAAAACTGAAAAAAAGATACTGAAACTGGAACGCTTAAGAGGAAATGCCGACGAAGCTTTTGTTTATTTTGTATCCTATTTTCACCCCAGGATTGGCCTTACCGGCGATGAGGATTTCAAAAAACCGCTATACGAAATGCTTGAAAATGAGCATTCTGTAGTTGCTGACCTATCAAAAGAAGAGATTAGTGCCAAGGCGGCGGATAAATTTATTGCCGGCAAACTGGAGATTGATATTGGCAGCCCGGTGCTTTTCAGGAAGCGTTTTGTATTTGACCAGGGCGACCGGCCAATGGAGTATAACCTGGGATACTACAAAGCCGAAAGTTTTGAGTATACAGTAGAAAGCCGAAGAACAAGTTAA
- a CDS encoding class I mannose-6-phosphate isomerase, translating to MNRGPVLKNDVKPDIQELRSTSQFLIPAEKQSVQKSGYDIYPTFKIDGPIFNGFGKLASWIIAQQQNIIIDGYSGVYWDIFVQHLNTELINKGASVNWININDALKPELVIHATIEPFMGGKDPLFGKIYEGTLADFFDSDVLSELKPVNNCLNIIYGCGAALSGWQAPLIYLDVPKNEIQFRSRANKICNLGDHQPADPKIQYKRFYFVDWPVLNKHKKQLLPAVDIIVDEQRIEDISWATGDTLRNALKQLSGHMFRARPWFEPGVWGGRWIKDNINGLNDNVVNYAWSFELIAPENGIILQYDEHMLEVSLDTLFLYNSKAILGKAADRFGDAFPIRFDFLDTFDGGNLSLQCHPTVAYTKANFGEDFTQDETYYILDAEPGAEVYLGFHDDINKQDFKAVLEDSFQNNQPVEIKDYVQTFPAKKHDLFLIPNGTVHCSGKNNMVLEISATPYIFTFKMYDWLRPDLNGNPRTLNIDRAFENLNFDRKGDVVTDTLISKQTIAKQGKDWQVINLTTHPDHFYAVERFEFDTIVEENTDNQCHVLSLVEGESIKVTTNGLTQVIHYAETFIIPADALSYTMTNTGKSRAKVVKAFVRDECC from the coding sequence ATGAACAGAGGTCCCGTTTTAAAAAATGATGTCAAACCAGATATTCAAGAACTGAGGTCGACCAGCCAGTTCCTCATTCCGGCTGAAAAGCAATCGGTGCAAAAATCCGGATACGATATCTACCCCACATTTAAAATTGACGGGCCTATTTTTAACGGATTTGGAAAGCTGGCAAGCTGGATTATAGCGCAGCAGCAAAACATCATTATTGATGGATACTCGGGCGTGTACTGGGATATTTTTGTACAACACCTTAACACCGAGCTTATTAATAAGGGAGCAAGCGTAAACTGGATAAACATCAATGACGCCCTTAAACCTGAATTGGTTATCCATGCCACAATAGAACCATTTATGGGTGGCAAAGACCCTTTGTTTGGGAAGATTTACGAAGGCACCCTGGCCGATTTTTTTGACAGCGACGTGCTGAGCGAACTAAAACCGGTAAACAACTGCCTGAACATTATTTACGGCTGCGGCGCAGCACTCAGTGGCTGGCAGGCCCCCCTTATTTACCTGGATGTTCCCAAAAACGAAATCCAATTCAGGTCGAGGGCGAACAAGATCTGCAACCTTGGCGATCATCAACCCGCAGACCCTAAAATACAGTACAAACGGTTCTATTTTGTTGACTGGCCGGTACTCAACAAACATAAAAAGCAATTACTGCCTGCCGTTGACATCATTGTTGACGAGCAAAGGATTGAAGATATTAGCTGGGCGACCGGCGATACCCTCAGGAACGCGTTAAAACAACTATCTGGCCATATGTTCAGGGCGCGGCCATGGTTTGAGCCCGGTGTATGGGGTGGCCGCTGGATAAAAGATAATATCAATGGTTTAAACGACAACGTGGTAAACTATGCCTGGTCGTTTGAGCTGATAGCACCCGAAAACGGCATAATACTTCAATATGATGAACATATGCTTGAAGTATCATTAGATACCCTGTTTTTATACAACAGCAAGGCTATTTTAGGTAAAGCAGCCGATAGATTCGGTGATGCCTTCCCCATCAGGTTTGATTTCCTGGATACCTTTGATGGTGGCAACCTTTCGCTGCAATGTCATCCTACGGTAGCCTACACCAAAGCAAATTTTGGCGAAGATTTTACGCAGGACGAAACCTACTACATACTTGATGCCGAACCGGGTGCAGAGGTATACCTTGGTTTCCATGATGACATTAACAAGCAGGATTTTAAAGCTGTACTGGAAGATAGTTTTCAAAACAACCAACCCGTTGAAATAAAGGACTATGTGCAAACATTCCCGGCAAAGAAACATGACCTTTTCCTGATTCCAAATGGTACGGTACATTGCTCGGGCAAAAACAATATGGTGCTTGAAATAAGCGCCACGCCCTATATTTTCACCTTTAAAATGTACGATTGGCTTCGCCCGGATCTGAATGGAAATCCACGCACATTGAATATCGACAGGGCATTTGAAAACCTGAACTTCGACAGGAAAGGCGATGTGGTCACCGACACCTTAATATCAAAACAAACCATAGCCAAACAAGGTAAAGATTGGCAGGTAATTAACCTTACCACTCATCCCGACCATTTTTATGCCGTTGAACGTTTTGAATTTGACACCATTGTTGAAGAAAACACCGATAACCAATGCCATGTATTAAGCCTGGTAGAAGGCGAAAGCATAAAAGTTACCACCAATGGATTAACTCAAGTTATCCATTATGCCGAAACATTTATTATACCGGCCGATGCACTAAGCTATACCATGACTAATACCGGCAAAAGCAGGGCAAAAGTGGTAAAAGCCTTTGTTAGGGATGAATGCTGTTAA